From Phenylobacterium immobile (ATCC 35973), a single genomic window includes:
- the rpoH gene encoding RNA polymerase sigma factor RpoH — protein sequence MAANALAVMTPEGGLSRYLSEIRKFPMLTKDQEFMFAKAWQEHEDSESAHKLVTSHLRLVAKIAMGYRGYGLPIGEVISEGNVGLMQAVKKFDPDRGFRLATYAMWWIRASIQEYILRSWSLVKMGTTAAQKKLFFNLRKAKSEISALQEGDLRPDQVEFIATKLGVQNDEVISMNRRLSGGDSSLNSPMRADSESEWQDWLVDDKTPSQETVVADNQETDLRRTLLEAAMTELTDREKHILTERRLKDDPTTLEELASQYGVSRERVRQIEVRAFEKLQKSMRAAAEARNLIDA from the coding sequence ATGGCCGCGAACGCGCTTGCCGTGATGACGCCGGAAGGCGGTCTGAGCCGGTATCTATCTGAAATCCGTAAGTTTCCGATGCTGACCAAGGACCAGGAGTTCATGTTCGCCAAGGCGTGGCAGGAACATGAAGACTCCGAATCCGCCCACAAGCTGGTCACCAGCCACCTGCGTCTCGTGGCCAAGATCGCCATGGGCTATCGCGGCTACGGCTTGCCGATCGGCGAGGTGATCTCCGAAGGCAACGTCGGCCTGATGCAGGCCGTAAAGAAGTTCGATCCCGATCGAGGCTTCCGCCTGGCGACCTACGCCATGTGGTGGATCCGCGCCTCGATCCAGGAGTACATCCTGCGCTCGTGGAGCCTCGTTAAGATGGGCACGACCGCCGCCCAGAAGAAGCTGTTCTTCAACCTGCGGAAGGCCAAGTCCGAAATCTCGGCCTTGCAGGAGGGCGACCTGCGCCCCGACCAGGTCGAGTTCATCGCCACCAAGCTAGGCGTGCAGAACGACGAGGTCATTTCGATGAACCGTCGGCTTTCGGGCGGCGACTCTTCGCTGAACTCGCCGATGCGCGCCGATTCCGAGAGCGAATGGCAAGATTGGCTGGTCGATGACAAGACGCCGAGCCAGGAGACTGTGGTCGCCGATAACCAGGAGACGGACCTACGCCGCACCCTACTGGAAGCGGCGATGACTGAGCTGACGGATCGGGAGAAGCACATCCTGACCGAGCGCCGCCTGAAGGACGACCCAACCACTCTGGAAGAGCTCGCCTCGCAATACGGCGTCAGCCGCGAGCGCGTCCGCCAAATCGAGGTGCGGGCCTTTGAAAAGCTGCAGAAGTCGATGCGGGCGGCGGCGGAAGCCAGGAACCTGATCGACGCTTAG
- the folE gene encoding GTP cyclohydrolase I FolE, translated as MDAPARAPAPHASLDLDAVRRPTREEAMEAVRTLIAWAGDDPRREGVLDTPKRVVDAYGDWFEGYRADPAKELSRTFEDVQGYDDIVMLRDIEVESHCEHHMAPFLGKAYVAYMPTNRVVGISKLAKVVEIFARRLQTQETMTQQIADAITDSLRPAGVAVLIDAAHQCMTTRGVHHRHVTTITTQFTGVFKTDPTLRQRFLDFANRK; from the coding sequence ATGGACGCTCCCGCCCGGGCACCCGCCCCCCACGCCAGCCTCGACCTGGACGCCGTGCGCCGGCCGACCCGCGAAGAAGCGATGGAAGCGGTCCGCACCCTGATCGCCTGGGCCGGCGACGACCCGCGCCGCGAAGGCGTGCTGGATACGCCCAAGCGCGTGGTGGACGCCTATGGGGATTGGTTCGAGGGCTATCGCGCCGATCCGGCCAAGGAACTGTCGCGCACCTTCGAGGACGTCCAGGGCTACGACGACATCGTGATGTTGCGCGACATCGAGGTGGAGAGCCACTGCGAGCACCACATGGCGCCGTTCCTGGGCAAGGCCTACGTCGCCTATATGCCGACGAACCGCGTGGTCGGCATCTCCAAGCTGGCCAAGGTCGTCGAGATCTTCGCCCGGCGCCTGCAGACGCAGGAAACCATGACCCAGCAGATCGCCGACGCCATAACCGACAGCCTGCGCCCCGCCGGCGTCGCCGTGCTGATCGACGCGGCCCACCAGTGCATGACCACCCGCGGCGTCCACCACCGGCACGTCACGACCATCACCACCCAATTCACCGGTGTCTTCAAGACGGACCCGACCCTGCGCCAGCGCTTCCTGGATTTTGCAAACCGGAAGTGA
- the hrcA gene encoding heat-inducible transcriptional repressor HrcA, giving the protein MTTPLFSTGPSLGELDSRARDIFRRIVEGYLETGEPVGSRTLARSGLHLSPASIRNTMQDLTQLGLLGAPHVSAGRLPTHAGLRLFVDGLLEVGDIAAEDRRAIDARLQAHGRNYEDAMNEATAILSGLAGGAGVVVTPVREAGVKHVEFVALGGDRMLAVMVFADGSVENRLVRFAAGVTPADLQEASNFLNSRLRGRTLNEARVDLDAELKRARRELDETAARLVEDGMAAWGGGEADERALIVRGRANLLDDAEAAQDLERVRLLFDDLEQKGQLIQLLDGVRDGEGVRIFIGAETRLFSLSGSAVIAAPYMTGGQRVLGAIGVIGPARLNYARVIPLVDYTARVLSQVLE; this is encoded by the coding sequence GTGACGACACCCCTGTTCTCCACCGGCCCTTCCCTGGGCGAGCTCGACAGCCGTGCGCGGGACATCTTCCGCCGTATCGTCGAGGGCTATCTGGAGACGGGCGAGCCCGTCGGCTCACGCACCCTGGCGCGGAGCGGCCTGCACCTGTCGCCGGCTTCGATCCGCAACACCATGCAGGATCTGACTCAGCTGGGCCTGCTCGGCGCGCCGCACGTCAGCGCCGGCCGACTTCCGACACATGCGGGTCTGCGCCTGTTCGTCGACGGCCTGCTCGAGGTGGGCGACATCGCCGCCGAGGACCGCCGCGCCATTGACGCGCGGCTGCAGGCCCACGGCCGCAACTACGAGGACGCCATGAATGAGGCCACCGCGATCCTGTCCGGCCTCGCCGGCGGCGCGGGCGTGGTGGTGACCCCGGTCCGAGAGGCCGGCGTTAAGCACGTGGAGTTCGTAGCCCTGGGCGGCGACCGCATGCTGGCGGTCATGGTCTTCGCCGATGGGTCGGTGGAGAACCGCCTGGTGCGCTTCGCCGCCGGAGTCACGCCGGCTGACCTGCAGGAAGCCTCTAACTTCCTCAACAGCCGCCTGCGCGGCCGCACCCTCAATGAAGCACGGGTCGATCTCGACGCCGAACTGAAGCGGGCGCGGCGCGAACTGGACGAGACCGCCGCGCGGCTGGTCGAGGACGGCATGGCCGCCTGGGGCGGCGGTGAGGCCGATGAGCGCGCCCTGATTGTTCGTGGCCGGGCGAACCTGCTGGACGACGCCGAGGCGGCTCAGGATCTGGAGCGCGTGCGCCTGTTGTTCGACGACCTGGAGCAGAAGGGCCAACTGATCCAATTGCTCGACGGGGTGCGTGACGGCGAGGGCGTGCGCATCTTCATTGGCGCGGAAACCCGTCTCTTTTCGCTTTCGGGTTCCGCTGTGATCGCCGCACCCTATATGACGGGCGGCCAGCGCGTGCTCGGCGCCATCGGCGTGATCGGGCCTGCGCGGTTGAACTACGCCCGGGTCATCCCGTTGGTGGACTACACCGCCCGCGTGCTGAGCCAGGTCTTGGAGTGA
- the hisI gene encoding phosphoribosyl-AMP cyclohydrolase has translation MTTYPTALDKYALEHGAEIAPQFDDNGLIAAVATHAETGEILMFAWMNADALSLTLATGEAHYWSRSRGELWRKGETSGQIQRVVETRIDCDQDCVWIKVLPQGDGGACHTGARSCFYRVVENGALIERA, from the coding sequence ATGACCACCTATCCTACCGCCCTCGACAAATACGCCCTGGAGCACGGCGCGGAGATCGCGCCGCAATTCGATGACAACGGCCTGATCGCCGCGGTCGCCACCCATGCCGAGACCGGCGAGATCCTGATGTTCGCCTGGATGAACGCCGACGCCCTGTCGCTGACCTTGGCCACGGGCGAGGCCCACTATTGGAGTCGCTCGCGGGGTGAGCTTTGGCGCAAGGGCGAGACCAGCGGCCAGATCCAGCGGGTCGTCGAGACGCGGATCGACTGCGACCAGGACTGCGTCTGGATCAAGGTGCTGCCGCAGGGCGACGGCGGCGCCTGCCACACGGGCGCGCGATCCTGCTTCTACCGCGTGGTGGAGAATGGCGCCTTGATCGAACGGGCCTGA
- a CDS encoding ferritin family protein, translated as MASETLHVPREKLSAKTLNMHYAITSLMEEFEAVDWYRQRADDCDDPSLKAILLHNAREELEHAAMVLEWIRRNDEETDAQLREYLFKAGSITGHEEEATEKNGL; from the coding sequence ATGGCCAGTGAGACCCTGCACGTTCCGCGCGAGAAGCTGAGCGCCAAGACTTTGAACATGCACTACGCGATCACCTCGCTGATGGAGGAGTTCGAGGCCGTCGACTGGTACCGCCAGCGCGCCGACGACTGCGACGATCCGAGCCTCAAGGCCATCCTGCTGCACAACGCCAGGGAGGAGCTCGAACACGCGGCCATGGTGCTGGAGTGGATCCGCCGCAACGATGAGGAGACCGACGCGCAGCTGCGCGAGTATCTGTTCAAGGCAGGCTCCATCACGGGCCACGAGGAAGAAGCCACCGAGAAGAATGGCCTCTGA
- the rph gene encoding ribonuclease PH — protein sequence MRPSDRSPDILRAVTIETGVNRYAEGSCLVSFGHTKVLVTASLEDGVPPFLRGKGQGWVTAEYGMLPRATHTRGRREAAAGKQSGRTQEIQRLIGRSMRAVIDLKALGERQISIDCDVVQADGGTRTAAITGAWVALRLATRKLVDAGSVASDPVIDQVAAVSCGIFKGTPVLDLDYDEDSNAEADSNFVLTGTGDIVEIQATGEKRGFSQAEFEALFSLARKGIGELCELQRAAVAA from the coding sequence ATGCGTCCCTCAGACCGTTCCCCTGACATTCTGCGCGCCGTCACCATCGAGACGGGCGTCAATCGCTACGCCGAAGGCTCGTGCCTGGTCAGCTTCGGCCACACCAAGGTTCTGGTGACCGCCAGCCTGGAGGACGGCGTGCCGCCCTTCCTGCGTGGCAAGGGTCAAGGCTGGGTCACCGCCGAGTACGGCATGCTGCCCCGGGCCACCCACACCCGCGGCCGGCGCGAGGCCGCCGCCGGGAAGCAATCGGGCCGCACCCAGGAGATCCAGCGGCTGATCGGCCGCTCCATGCGCGCGGTGATCGACCTGAAGGCGTTGGGCGAACGCCAAATCTCCATCGACTGCGACGTGGTTCAAGCCGACGGCGGCACGCGCACCGCAGCGATCACCGGCGCCTGGGTGGCGCTGAGGCTGGCGACCCGCAAATTGGTCGACGCTGGCTCCGTCGCCAGTGATCCGGTGATTGACCAGGTGGCGGCGGTCAGCTGCGGCATCTTCAAGGGCACGCCCGTGCTCGATCTCGACTACGACGAGGATTCAAACGCCGAGGCCGACTCCAATTTCGTCCTGACCGGGACCGGCGACATCGTTGAGATCCAGGCGACCGGCGAAAAGCGGGGCTTCAGCCAAGCCGAATTCGAGGCGCTGTTCTCCCTGGCCCGCAAAGGCATCGGCGAACTCTGCGAACTGCAGCGCGCCGCGGTGGCGGCCTAA
- a CDS encoding DUF817 domain-containing protein, with translation MSLKDRIKARVLAFDAAARPWAAKSPLRGYAYEFLLFGLKQAWASLFGATMLAMLVATNLFWPADAVLARYDALFLGAFALQGLLLATRLERWDEAAVICVFHLVGTAMEVFKTAHGSWTYPEAAIFRIGGAPLFAGFMYASVGSYIARAWRLMDLRFIRYPPLWGPWLLAILAYANFFAHHYLPDIRIGLYALSAVLFGRAWFVFTPGRIPRRMPMLAGFALVALFVWLAENIATFAGAWTYPSQRAGWTLVSPAKLGAWYLLMMLSFVLVTIVHRPRSPGQGAATNPLS, from the coding sequence ATGAGTCTGAAGGACCGCATCAAGGCCCGTGTTCTGGCCTTCGACGCCGCCGCTCGGCCGTGGGCCGCGAAGAGCCCTTTGCGCGGCTACGCCTACGAATTCCTGCTGTTCGGCCTGAAGCAGGCGTGGGCTTCTTTGTTCGGCGCGACGATGCTGGCCATGCTTGTCGCAACCAATCTGTTCTGGCCCGCCGACGCGGTCCTCGCCCGCTACGACGCCTTATTCCTCGGCGCCTTCGCGCTGCAGGGCCTGTTGCTGGCGACTCGGCTGGAGCGCTGGGACGAGGCGGCGGTGATCTGTGTCTTTCACCTCGTTGGCACAGCCATGGAGGTCTTCAAAACCGCCCATGGCTCCTGGACCTATCCGGAAGCTGCGATCTTCCGCATCGGCGGCGCGCCGCTGTTCGCCGGCTTCATGTATGCGTCGGTCGGCTCCTATATCGCCCGCGCCTGGCGGCTGATGGACTTACGTTTCATCCGCTATCCGCCGCTCTGGGGGCCGTGGCTGCTGGCGATCCTGGCCTACGCCAACTTCTTCGCCCACCACTACCTTCCCGACATCCGCATCGGTCTCTACGCTCTGTCGGCGGTGCTGTTCGGCCGCGCCTGGTTCGTCTTTACGCCGGGCCGCATCCCACGCCGGATGCCCATGCTCGCAGGCTTCGCCCTTGTCGCGCTGTTCGTCTGGCTCGCCGAGAACATCGCGACGTTCGCCGGGGCCTGGACCTATCCCAGTCAGCGGGCCGGCTGGACCCTCGTCTCGCCGGCCAAACTCGGCGCCTGGTATCTGCTGATGATGCTGAGCTTCGTCCTGGTGACGATCGTCCACAGGCCACGTTCCCCCGGTCAAGGCGCGGCCACGAACCCGCTTAGCTAA
- the grpE gene encoding nucleotide exchange factor GrpE — MSEEHTPAEEIAEIEDGLEATADEVLALRAEVAALKEQILRVAADAENTKRRTEREANDARAYAIQKFARDLLGVADNLSRAMAMPPTVEDPAVKNFIVGVEMTEKELLSAFDKNGLKRLSPGKGEKFDPHQHQAMMEQPADDVAPGSVIATLQAGYELLGRLVRPAMVVVAAKAPAEPTAH; from the coding sequence ATGAGTGAAGAACACACCCCTGCCGAAGAAATCGCCGAAATCGAAGACGGCCTGGAGGCCACGGCCGACGAGGTGCTGGCGCTCCGCGCGGAAGTCGCCGCGCTGAAGGAGCAGATCCTCCGCGTCGCCGCCGACGCCGAGAACACCAAGCGGCGCACCGAGCGTGAGGCCAATGACGCCCGCGCCTATGCGATCCAGAAGTTCGCGCGCGACCTGCTGGGCGTCGCGGACAATCTGTCTCGCGCCATGGCCATGCCGCCGACCGTCGAAGACCCCGCCGTGAAGAACTTCATCGTCGGCGTCGAGATGACCGAAAAGGAGCTGTTGTCGGCCTTCGACAAGAACGGCCTGAAGCGCCTCTCGCCGGGCAAGGGCGAGAAGTTCGACCCCCACCAGCACCAGGCGATGATGGAGCAGCCGGCCGACGACGTGGCTCCCGGTTCGGTCATAGCCACCTTGCAGGCAGGCTACGAACTGCTGGGTCGTTTGGTCCGCCCGGCCATGGTCGTTGTCGCCGCCAAGGCCCCGGCTGAGCCGACCGCCCACTGA
- a CDS encoding DUF2975 domain-containing protein — protein MRALGPGSVSSFLKVILDVVYIGLWVGVVVVLGITAAAVLLSFNPDLMPDVMVSAEAGEMVRRGPVWAAGLAAAGVYMAGVLVIVGTLRRIFATLTAGDPFHPDNVARLRLIGLILAGLEIGRYAFWMVGAWLPGVRAVEPNFSLTAWFSVLVVFVLAEVFREGARLRREAELTI, from the coding sequence ATGCGCGCGCTCGGTCCAGGTTCGGTGTCCAGTTTCCTGAAGGTGATCCTGGACGTCGTCTATATCGGCCTGTGGGTCGGTGTGGTCGTGGTTCTGGGCATCACCGCCGCCGCCGTGCTGCTGAGCTTCAACCCGGACCTGATGCCGGACGTGATGGTCAGCGCCGAGGCCGGCGAGATGGTCCGGCGAGGGCCGGTCTGGGCGGCGGGCCTGGCCGCAGCCGGTGTCTACATGGCCGGCGTCCTGGTGATTGTCGGCACGCTTCGGCGCATCTTCGCCACGCTCACGGCGGGTGATCCCTTCCATCCGGACAACGTCGCGCGCCTGCGCCTGATCGGTCTTATCCTGGCGGGGTTGGAGATTGGCCGTTACGCGTTTTGGATGGTGGGCGCCTGGTTGCCCGGCGTGCGCGCCGTGGAACCGAACTTCAGCCTGACCGCCTGGTTCTCCGTGCTTGTGGTTTTCGTCCTGGCCGAGGTCTTCCGCGAAGGCGCCCGCCTCCGCCGTGAAGCCGAACTGACGATCTGA
- the dapE gene encoding succinyl-diaminopimelate desuccinylase, giving the protein MLDVVEFTRTLIRRPSVTPADEGAMDLVEAELARAGFVCRRMKYGVIENLYARYGTEGPNLCFAGHTDVVPVGDLSDWRVDPFAAAIEDGVLVARGACDMKSAIAAFVTSAVAAVEAGEITGSISLLITGDEEGPSVDGTKKVVEALIAEGERVDHCVVGEPTSAETFGDMIKIGRRGSINAEILVEGRQGHVAYPDKAANPLPILVDILGRLTARKLDDGFLGFQPSNLEITTIDTGNTATNVIPARAKGRINIRFNPGHTGQSLAEWIASEAAAAGAGFSGTVTVTPTISGEAFLTAPGDFTALVAGAFKAVSGRDAELSTSGGTSDARFIRSLCPVVELGLVGKTLHAVNEQAPVAEIRALEQVYRTIIQRYYVAFA; this is encoded by the coding sequence ATGCTCGACGTTGTTGAGTTCACGCGGACGCTGATCCGGCGGCCGTCGGTGACGCCTGCCGACGAGGGCGCGATGGACCTTGTCGAGGCTGAACTGGCGCGCGCCGGCTTCGTCTGCCGGCGCATGAAGTACGGCGTCATCGAGAACCTCTATGCGCGCTACGGGACCGAGGGGCCGAACCTCTGCTTCGCCGGCCATACCGATGTCGTGCCGGTGGGCGACCTCTCAGACTGGCGGGTCGATCCGTTCGCCGCAGCGATCGAGGATGGGGTTCTGGTGGCCCGCGGCGCGTGCGACATGAAGAGCGCAATCGCCGCCTTTGTGACGTCGGCCGTGGCCGCCGTGGAAGCTGGCGAGATCACCGGCTCCATCTCGCTGCTGATCACCGGCGACGAGGAAGGCCCCTCGGTCGACGGGACCAAGAAGGTGGTGGAGGCTCTGATCGCCGAAGGCGAACGGGTCGATCACTGCGTCGTCGGCGAGCCGACCTCGGCGGAGACCTTCGGCGACATGATCAAGATAGGTCGGCGCGGCTCGATCAACGCCGAGATCCTGGTCGAGGGCAGGCAGGGCCACGTCGCCTATCCCGACAAGGCGGCGAACCCCCTGCCGATCCTGGTGGACATTCTCGGCCGGCTGACGGCGCGCAAGCTCGACGACGGGTTCCTGGGGTTCCAGCCTTCGAACCTTGAGATCACCACGATCGACACGGGCAACACCGCGACCAACGTCATTCCCGCGCGGGCGAAGGGTCGGATCAACATTCGCTTCAACCCCGGCCATACCGGCCAATCGCTGGCCGAGTGGATTGCTTCTGAGGCCGCGGCGGCGGGCGCGGGGTTCTCCGGAACGGTCACGGTGACGCCGACCATCAGCGGCGAGGCGTTCCTCACGGCGCCAGGCGACTTCACCGCCCTGGTCGCCGGGGCCTTCAAGGCTGTGTCCGGCCGTGACGCGGAGCTTTCGACCTCCGGCGGCACCTCGGATGCGCGCTTCATCCGCTCGCTCTGTCCGGTGGTGGAGCTGGGCCTGGTGGGCAAGACCCTGCATGCGGTGAACGAACAGGCTCCGGTCGCCGAGATCCGCGCGCTGGAGCAGGTCTACCGCACGATCATCCAGCGGTATTACGTGGCGTTCGCCTAA
- the dnaN gene encoding DNA polymerase III subunit beta, producing the protein MKLTIERAALLKALGHVQSAVERRNTIPILSNVLLSAERERLTFSATDLDMEIIDEAFAQVDQPGQITAPAHTLYEIVRKLPEGADVSLSFTGEDPRLTIQAGRSRFNLPVLPAGDFPVMSSDGLSGRVTVDVTDLLRLIDKTRFAISAEETRYYLNGLYLHTVVEDGVQKLRAVATDGSRLALAEMLAPEGAAGSPGIIIPRKTIAEARRLLDDAGESVELRISPQKVRFEFAGAALTSKVIDGNFPDYGRVIPRDNTRIVMADAKLLAQAIDRVATISAEKSRSVRMAIESGKCVLTVRNMEAGQAVEELEIDYDGDAFELSFNARYLMDITDQISGETIEMRFGGPNDPALVLDPADADVRYILMPLRV; encoded by the coding sequence ATGAAGCTGACGATCGAACGGGCCGCCCTCTTGAAGGCGCTGGGCCATGTGCAGAGCGCCGTAGAGCGTCGCAATACGATTCCGATCTTGTCGAACGTGCTGCTCTCAGCCGAGCGTGAGCGCCTGACGTTTTCGGCGACCGATCTCGACATGGAGATCATCGACGAGGCCTTCGCCCAGGTGGACCAGCCCGGCCAGATCACCGCGCCCGCGCACACCCTCTATGAGATCGTCCGCAAGCTGCCCGAAGGCGCCGATGTCTCTCTGAGCTTCACCGGGGAGGATCCGCGCCTGACGATCCAGGCCGGGCGCTCGCGGTTCAACCTGCCGGTCCTGCCGGCCGGCGACTTCCCTGTGATGTCGTCGGATGGCCTTTCGGGCCGGGTCACCGTCGATGTGACCGACCTTCTGCGCCTCATCGACAAGACCCGCTTCGCCATCTCGGCGGAGGAGACGCGCTATTATCTGAACGGCCTCTACTTGCACACGGTGGTCGAGGACGGCGTGCAGAAGCTGCGCGCCGTGGCCACTGACGGCAGCCGCCTGGCGTTGGCCGAGATGCTAGCGCCCGAAGGCGCGGCGGGCTCGCCGGGGATCATTATCCCCCGCAAGACCATCGCCGAGGCGCGGCGCCTGCTGGATGACGCCGGCGAGAGCGTCGAGCTGCGCATCAGTCCCCAGAAGGTCCGCTTCGAATTCGCCGGCGCCGCGCTGACCTCCAAGGTGATCGACGGCAACTTCCCCGACTATGGCCGGGTGATCCCCCGCGACAACACCCGTATCGTGATGGCTGACGCCAAGCTGCTGGCCCAGGCGATCGACCGCGTCGCCACCATCTCGGCCGAGAAGAGCCGTTCGGTGCGCATGGCCATCGAGTCCGGCAAGTGCGTGCTGACGGTGCGCAACATGGAGGCCGGCCAGGCCGTCGAGGAGTTGGAGATCGACTACGACGGCGACGCCTTCGAACTGTCGTTCAACGCCCGCTACCTGATGGATATCACCGACCAGATCTCCGGCGAGACCATCGAGATGCGTTTCGGCGGGCCGAACGATCCGGCCCTGGTGCTGGACCCAGCCGACGCTGACGTCCGCTATATCCTGATGCCGCTCCGGGTCTGA
- a CDS encoding RluA family pseudouridine synthase, whose amino-acid sequence MASEGPDIEEDDAGEFLTIAVGAGDAGGRLDKTLAGLTEALSRARIQALIAEGKVGLGEAVLTDPSAKAAAGDYRITVPPPAPAEPLSEPIALDVLFEDEFLIVVNKPAGMAVHPAPGSTSGTLVNALLHHCGSSLSGVGGVARPGIVHRIDKDTSGVLVVAKTDAAHQGLSKLFAAHDIDRAYMALTRGAPHPARGVIEGAIARSASDRKKMAMVKTGGRHAITHYAVERQFGPEARPTAAQVALTLETGRTHQIRVHLASKGTPCLGDQTYGSGPPAEPVRAAMTAAGLARQALHARVLGFVHPVTWEPMRFEAEPPADMAELIVLLEAL is encoded by the coding sequence ATGGCCTCTGAAGGTCCCGATATCGAAGAGGACGACGCCGGCGAGTTTCTGACCATTGCGGTTGGGGCCGGGGACGCCGGCGGACGCCTGGACAAGACCTTGGCCGGCCTGACCGAGGCGCTCTCGCGCGCGCGCATCCAGGCGCTGATCGCCGAGGGCAAGGTCGGCTTGGGTGAGGCGGTGCTGACCGATCCTTCGGCCAAGGCGGCGGCGGGCGACTACCGGATCACCGTGCCGCCGCCGGCGCCGGCGGAACCCTTATCGGAGCCCATCGCACTCGACGTCCTGTTCGAGGACGAGTTCCTGATCGTCGTGAACAAGCCCGCAGGCATGGCCGTTCACCCCGCCCCGGGCAGCACCTCCGGCACCCTGGTCAACGCCTTGCTTCACCACTGCGGATCCAGTCTCTCCGGCGTCGGCGGCGTGGCGCGGCCCGGGATCGTCCACCGGATCGACAAGGACACCTCGGGCGTGCTGGTCGTCGCCAAGACCGACGCCGCCCACCAGGGGCTGTCGAAGCTGTTCGCCGCCCACGACATCGACCGCGCTTACATGGCCCTGACCCGAGGCGCGCCGCATCCGGCCCGCGGCGTAATCGAGGGCGCGATCGCCCGGTCGGCCAGCGACCGAAAGAAGATGGCGATGGTGAAGACCGGCGGTCGGCACGCCATCACCCATTATGCTGTAGAGCGCCAGTTCGGCCCCGAGGCCCGGCCCACAGCCGCCCAGGTGGCGCTGACGCTCGAAACCGGCCGGACCCATCAGATCCGCGTACACCTGGCGTCGAAGGGAACCCCCTGCCTGGGGGACCAGACCTACGGGTCTGGCCCGCCGGCCGAACCGGTCAGGGCGGCCATGACCGCGGCCGGCCTGGCCCGTCAGGCGCTGCATGCCCGCGTGCTGGGCTTCGTTCACCCGGTGACTTGGGAGCCCATGAGGTTCGAAGCCGAACCACCCGCCGACATGGCTGAGCTCATAGTCCTTCTGGAAGCCTTATAA
- a CDS encoding helix-turn-helix domain-containing protein, which yields MPVRIHLDRVLLERRMSLAELADRVGVTSANLAILKTGQARALRFATLSSLCRELDCQPGDLLAYEPGPEEPFEEG from the coding sequence ATGCCTGTCCGCATCCACCTCGATCGCGTGCTCCTGGAACGGCGCATGTCGCTGGCCGAGCTGGCCGACCGCGTCGGCGTGACCAGCGCCAACCTGGCAATCCTCAAGACCGGTCAGGCCCGCGCCCTGCGCTTTGCGACCCTGTCCTCTCTCTGCCGTGAGCTCGACTGCCAGCCCGGTGATCTGCTTGCCTACGAGCCGGGGCCGGAGGAGCCGTTCGAGGAGGGTTAG